Proteins from a genomic interval of Streptococcus sp. D7B5:
- a CDS encoding NAD(P)H-dependent oxidoreductase has product MKILVINGHHDKGSFCQEIFQTIVENIDSNHHELESINLNEIDFDPVLRYGYRKRMEEDPFILRSQELIQWADHFIFVYPIWWSSMPSLLKGWIDRVFTPGIAYSANNQGSFILNYLRGQQFKKLLKGKTASIYATSMAPTWWYKVFSGPINIPDSYGISVLKNAVLNHCGIKTKKVSILGELGREVNTNSTRQKYLQKVADEVKALD; this is encoded by the coding sequence ATGAAAATTTTAGTCATCAATGGACATCATGACAAGGGAAGTTTCTGTCAAGAAATTTTTCAAACGATTGTAGAAAATATTGACTCAAATCATCATGAGCTTGAATCTATTAACCTAAATGAGATAGATTTTGATCCTGTATTACGTTATGGTTATCGAAAACGGATGGAAGAGGACCCCTTCATACTTCGCTCTCAGGAATTAATTCAGTGGGCAGATCATTTCATTTTTGTTTATCCAATTTGGTGGAGTAGTATGCCTAGTTTATTGAAGGGTTGGATTGATCGTGTTTTCACGCCAGGAATTGCGTACTCTGCCAATAATCAAGGAAGTTTTATTTTAAACTACTTAAGGGGTCAGCAGTTTAAAAAGTTACTAAAAGGAAAAACAGCTAGTATTTACGCAACATCCATGGCACCAACATGGTGGTACAAAGTATTTTCAGGTCCTATCAATATCCCAGACAGTTATGGAATATCAGTATTAAAGAATGCTGTCCTAAATCACTGCGGTATTAAAACAAAGAAAGTTTCAATTTTGGGTGAGTTAGGGCGTGAGGTGAATACAAATTCTACAAGACAAAAATATCTACAAAAAGTAGCTGATGAAGTCAAGGCGTTGGATTAG
- a CDS encoding GNAT family protein yields MVYLRKLNEEDLVSLWEIAYSQSNPIWKQYDAPYYDDYQHFPNFQEFKLQKSESTLNNSNRLGIFVDDKLVGTVSRYWVCKQTRWMELGICIYDNKFWNSGIGKAAMLQWIDRTFKDYLVLEHLGLTTWSGNLGMVKLAEKLRMKKEAHIPKVRYYQGKYFDSIKYGILREEWSKINEPNYQTNGNS; encoded by the coding sequence ATGGTTTATTTAAGAAAACTAAATGAAGAAGATTTGGTGTCTTTGTGGGAAATTGCTTATTCACAATCTAATCCAATTTGGAAGCAGTATGATGCTCCCTATTATGACGATTATCAGCATTTTCCTAATTTTCAAGAATTTAAACTACAAAAATCAGAATCTACTCTAAACAACTCAAATCGCCTTGGTATTTTTGTTGATGATAAATTAGTTGGGACTGTTTCGCGCTACTGGGTATGTAAACAAACAAGATGGATGGAATTGGGGATTTGTATTTATGATAACAAATTTTGGAACTCTGGCATTGGAAAAGCTGCTATGCTACAATGGATAGATCGGACATTTAAGGATTACTTGGTGTTGGAGCATCTTGGTTTGACAACTTGGTCAGGAAATCTTGGTATGGTAAAACTTGCTGAAAAATTAAGAATGAAAAAAGAAGCTCATATTCCAAAAGTTCGTTATTACCAAGGCAAATATTTTGATAGTATTAAATATGGTATTCTGAGAGAAGAATGGAGTAAAATAAATGAACCTAACTATCAAACAAATGGAAACTCCTGA